The DNA sequence CTTCAGAAGAGACATTACTAATAATTCCAAGCTGATAATCCTTTTTCAATTCTGTAAGCATGTTGGTTACTTTATCGAAAGTCTTGACAAAACTTGATCTAGCTTCTATTACAGTTTCTTTTGCAAAATCCATAATGCTTGTTGCAATTCTTTCATCATAAGTCTGAATTAATAAATTATTCAACCATACATCTATTGGAATTTCAATTAAGAAGGTCTCTCTAAAGTAGTACATATCTCTATAAAGTTTAACATAAATTGAAGATAATCTCCCTAAACTCGATTCATCATCTTCTGATATTATTGACTTCGCCTTTAGATCAATTTTCTCAAGTGCTTTTAGCATCAAATTTTTTTCTTTAACAGTTCGAGTTACAAGAGTATTACCTAGATCAAATAGTATAGCTTCAAAGTCCATAGGGATCCGCTGCAAATTTCCTATAATTCTAGCTAGT is a window from the Candidatus Bathyarchaeota archaeon genome containing:
- a CDS encoding HAD family hydrolase; its protein translation is MDFEAILFDLGNTLVTRTVKEKNLMLKALEKIDLKAKSIISEDDESSLGRLSSIYVKLYRDMYYFRETFLIEIPIDVWLNNLLIQTYDERIATSIMDFAKETVIEARSSFVKTFDKVTNMLTELKKDYQLGIISNVSSEEVVYQIVSDLNIDRFFEVIITSAGFGVRKPYPGIFYYALRGLGVEKIDSVIFVGDSMIHDIKGAKKLGMKTILISNYEEKSKEADITIDEVRKVIDVIPNLR